In Salarias fasciatus chromosome 9, fSalaFa1.1, whole genome shotgun sequence, the genomic stretch ATATCGGGGCCTGGCGATGTCCAGCACTCAGCTACTGAtgttctctggttcttcaggtcacTGAGGTCAGTTCTCAGGTCCAGTAGCCAACGGGCATCAGTGTTTTGAGATGCTTCTCTTTCCCATATGCCTTTCCAGTATTTCTCCATCTCAGCTCTTCAACAGTCCCAGATCAAGGCGAACCTGTCTGCAGTGGATGTGATTTATCCCAGCATGCTACCCAAACGTCCTCAGCCTTCAGCGGTCCGCTGGCCATTTCTGCTTCCCTCTCCTTCACTCAGGCATACAACAGTCCAGCACGTCCACCTACGCAGTGGGGCTACAGAAGTCAGGCAttgtgtgagagaaaaaaaatgggagTCATTCTAGTGgaaacctctggagctcagagatAAACTCTGCACACCTCGCAGGATGGAACACTTCTTCAACTTACAAAGCCACAAAGATTGAGAAACAATAACTTTTGAATCTGAGCTTATTAAAAGATTTTTACTCGCTGCCAGAGTTGGAGTGATGGTTTTTAATGAACCGTACGGGTAAAACGGGGATCATAATAACCAGAGTGAGTCTAACTGCTCATTTTGTGGTTCCCCTCAGCTGGAAACTGCCTCGCAGACAGCTGGCTGGCTGATTTCCTAATACGTTTTGAAAagctggatctttttttttttttttttttttttttggtacaggGCTTCAAGCTCTGGAActtgagtttaaaaaaagatagaCACAAAGCAGGGCTGTTTATGGCTTCTTACATCCATGTGAAAGACTCACGTGTGTGCATCCAGCTGTAGATCACAGTAAGTGTTATCTCACCAGAGAGCAGGCTCCATTAAAGAGGCAATCCCTCTCTGAGAGTTTTGCACTTACAAGAAGCTTGATTTACTACGAAGCATAGAGGGAGAGACTTCACCGGATTGCATTTGTTTATggctgtgtcacacacacacagtagaaaaGGATGCCTGTTGTTTCAGCACTGCACTCATCGTTTGGCATGTTTCTCACAGTTCCGACTGAACGTGCGCTGCAAGACGAGGGACAATGAGTAAATGCACCTAATGTGATGAGCTCAGTTGAACTCGCTGCttgcgtgtgtgcatgcatgtgattTGAATGATATTACATGCAGCATGTGACCGCGCTGCAGCAAAACATATACAATCTCCTTCCCCGCTCGGATTACTCAACAGTGCAAAAGTGCTCGAGGGCTCTTTCATGAAaggccagctgctgcttgaaAACAGCTCTCAGAACATATTTAACTCTTTCGGCTGAGGTCCACAAGTTCAAGGACGCTGTAAGGAGAGCCTAATCTGCAAAAGTAGACATGAAGATTTACAGGAAACTGGCCGTAGGAAGCATTCAGGTCTTATATTCAAGGAACAGTACAAACTCATTGCATATACACGCATGGATGTTCAGTGGTCAGCACTCTGTTTTACTCTGtgcaaaagttttattttatttgcaagTTTGATTTCACCTGACTTGCACTGCTTGGGCTCCCTGTAAGTACAGGCCTGTTTCAGCAgatcactgctgctctctgctggtctggaccaggactgagCAGCCACAGGGGAGGCGAAAAGTTGCAGAATCTGGATTTGATATTTACAGATGTTTTATGAAATTAATCAGAGCCTTGAGCTTTCAAAACAGTTTTGCAATCAGAAAAGAGCTGAATTAGCAATGCAGAACTATTATATTACAACATTTCTCTGCAGGcaatataaatattaaaagaTGGAGTTTGACTGAAAgagcaaaaatcaaaacaaatttcTTCACAACTGGTTTCATTGGGAATGCAGAGAGCGCTCTGATGCACAGGCCAGGCCCACAGGGATCGACagtaaatgacaaaaaaatctcattatCGTGATGTGAGCCATGCCACGCGCAGGCTGCCAGCAGTGTGTCCTGGAGAAGCCACCGCGCTGCAGCGCGCGCACACCGTGTCCTGCTCGTTAACGCACGAGAGCAGAAAAATCTTTTCACACTTTGCAGAAAACGCATGCGCGCGGAGGAAACCGACTGGTTTGTGTCAAGTCGAGGCAGACGGATGTGATCGAGCCAAAAATCACCTGTACTCTGGCATTCATGGTGACACAGTGAGTACATCTCTGTTTGGTTTTAACTGTTTACAGGGACGCTGAGACGTTTATTGCtgcacgtgtttgtgtgtgtgagggggaaaACATTTCGATGTCAAGCTCCAGTGAGGTtggatccatttttttttcgGAATATCCGCGAACAGAGAAATATTAAGATTCTTTTATTGGAGAATCGGTGCAtacatgttttttaaaatcttcaTCGAAATGTTGATGTCGCTCCATAAACCGTTTTGcatatttgcttttattttcctccccGAAAGAAATAAATGATCTGAGTTGATCAGCCTGCCGATGGAATAATTTCATTATGTTGCTATAAATGGCTGCTTGCTTTGGGCTGGACGCGCTGCTCGTATCGACCACCATGTGTGcctttcctccccctcctcctccccctcctcctcctcctcttcctccggaGGATGCGACTGATGATGGACGCGATTGCAGAGTGACGCCTTGTCGCGATCATTACCGCTCATCCcccaccgagagagagagagagagagagagggagagcgagagagaggaagatgggAGTGGGTGTTGTTGGGTTTTGTCATATGGAGCAGGAGCCATCAAAGCATCCTCTCCGGATCTGCGCGTCGAGACGCCCTCGGCTGTAACGCACGACGCTTCATCCGTGGATGCAGATTGCTGAGGTTGCGTTGCGCGCAagttgccccccccctccccctccccccccccctccccgttcGCGGCAAGATCGTGAAGTGCTCGTGCATTCCGCAAGATTCGGAGGATGTTgttgaaatgcatcaaacaacAAGGATTTCAGGATAAGTCTGATCCGACCCAGGTTTGCTTTAACAGTCAGGtctggctttttttccccccctcaggcctcctcCAATCTGCACGCCTCCTGTCAGATCCCTAATCTCTTGTGATTTCTTGGTctgtgatgtttgtgtgtgtgtaatgcttCCTCTTAATGCGGTAATAATGTTCCAGTAAagcctccaccccctcctctgcACAGTGCTCTCActgtgctcctcttcctcttgcaGTCCATGGGCTCGGAGCGGGTGGAGATGCGAAAGAGACAGATGCAGGTTCACCAGGAAGCAGCTGCCAGTGTCCTCCAAGCTCGCCACAGAATGGGAAACACCCCTACCAACGCCTCAAAtgcctgctgcttctgctggtgctgctgctgtagctgcTCCTGGTAAATACCCCTCTgctgattccccccccccccctcccctccatctcAGCAGGGCCGGATAAAAGAGAGCGGTGGTCCAAGGCACGAGACTGGAAAAGAGCCACCCATGCATATTCGCATCAGTCTGATGGCAGCGTGCATGCTTGGTTGAATGTCTGCCAGTTTATGCTGTAATACCAAACGATTACAAGGCATTTGATACCCTCGTTAACGTGTTGTGCATCGGATAAATGAAGGGGAAGAAGCGGAGGGTCTTCGCGGGAACTGCAGCCCGCGACACCGACCGCATGAGACGCATATCTTTTGACTGACTGGAGAATCACTCACGGCTAACAAATGACATCTGCAAGCTGAAGTTGTTAGGGTTCTCCCTTTAAAGTCTTAACACTGCACGAAAACTGCGAGAAAATGCAGCTTCAACGTCCCATGTATTGTCAGTGCAACTAATTCAGCCGTTGAGTGGAAACCCATTAGTCCACTGGAGCAAATGAGACCCAAAAACTGTAGTTGGGATGCATAACGTAATATAAATCAATGATAAAAATCGGTCAGCGGTGAAGCACAATGCATTAGTGCGAGGCATGGCTAAACACTGGATCAATTAGAGCCAAATGgtgctttaaaaacactgacaaacCATCTAATCTAATCCAATAGAACATTTATGATGATCACACTCTGGTTACTGTACACTTGTAAAAGTCAGTATACTTCTTCATTTATGTCAAATCACTGTTTGGTGTAATTTAGAGTCTATATAACATGAAGGATAGACGTTTTACAGATGTAAAATCAATTATATTCCCACATGATGTGGACCTTTTCAGTGGAGTTACAGTACAGTGTAAATAACTTTTTAATTAAGTGTTGGGCAAATTACTTAGAAAAAGTtattatagttactagttacttcttcaaaaatgtAACTGAGTTAGAATATTTTacaagtaactaattactaggcaaagtaacAATTGCGTTTATTTAACAAAACATGATTAAATATGTCGAAGAATATGGATccccctcttaatggaactttacgatgcatgttcaattatttatgaTAAAACCGAATAAATGATTAATGAAAGGATGCACAATTGACgcaataaattacaaacaggaaatgctacattaatctaaattattcaaaggttgctgtgtgataatatgagacaagatcAATCAAATTTGATATGTAACTGCAAAttgcatttctacatttgtaaaataatcataaaacacaacagatgtaTGGCAATAGATgcctgtacttccatttaaaatgcCGCCACTGAATGATCGGGGCTCTCTATGGCTCTATCTCCGTCACATCATGAgatgcactttgcaccaatatggtTACTTCTGGATGAGGACTGTATTTAGAATTTCCCTGACTGAgtagtttgcaacaatgtatcagttttaaatgatgtcatcatcttatctgacctagatatgcaaatgagcagttATGCAAattggatgatgatgatgtcattcagaactttcctgactgggGATTTGGCAGCAATGTAAtggttttaaatgacatcatttAATTTGACTGAGATTCAGATAGGCAGATATGCAAATTAGATTAGGATGTAATCAAATGTGGcaaagaaaaactccctttttaaagaaagaaaccttAGGAGAAGGTTAACGGTTAATGAAATGAAAGGTCACTCAACAGAGATTACAAACAGGAAGCGCTACATCAagagtttgcatcttctccctgtgtgttgggtgctctggtttcctcccacagaatGTGCATTTGTTTCTGTTGGCCCTGCGATGGATGTCGCCCTGTGTCGGTGAGGTCTTGACCCTCCGTGACCTGAAATCGCATAAAACTGGTGGGAAGACGGATTTATGAAACAAATCAATTGACTGATTGTGTCGGTTTGAGTTGAGAATGAAGCATAAAGATGCTCGTCTTGGGTTTGTAGCATCATTTTGACTTCATCCTCCcactcctgcagaaacatcactgCCCACACCATCATCCCACAAAAACACTCCTGTTCTCGTTCTGGTGCTGTGACCTGCGCTGGCCCTCATTGGAGGGGGGCCTCGGGGGGATTTGAACCTGTTTTGGAATTATCTGTTGCATGCTTCCTCTGAGGATAGCCAGTGTGTATCGAGCAGGGCGCGGACCTGTTAACTCACTCCGTTGGGGATGAGTAATACGTTTCCGTCTCTGCATCTATATGAATTCAATTTAATGGTTGCACGGCTTCGGCAGCCGCATTCCCACCTGGCCTGTTCTCACGTTGGACTCTCACCTGAACCAATTAAGTCTGCAGCCAGCTGCTACTTGAGGTATCAAGAACATTTTAATTACGCGCGGCGGATCCCGTCGGGACAAGGTGGACAGTTGACACACATTACGATTTGCGTAAGCGTTCTCGACGGATCCGCTTCTGTCTCTTCACATGTGTAACAAACAACACGTGGTGCTGCAGGCCAATCAGCGCGTGATCGGTCTTCTGCCTGTTATTCTCAAAGAAAATGTTCTTCCTCTCAACCAAGTGATTGTAACACAAGAGTGACGGAAAGAGCCAAGACTGCACTTTTACTTAACACTAAATCTCCAAACCCCGCTGGAAGAAGCTAAATATGAAATTGCTGAGTGTACTTTCAGTTGATTTGTTGCCGACATTTGCAGAAGCATCTCTCCCGCTGTGCAACAAAGTCAAGGCTGTAAATAGTTTTCCAACTCTGGTGTGAAAGACCCTGACCTGCTTGCACAACTGCCTTCGATTTGACCTTATCAGGCCGGGATGATGTGAAACCACTAACTCTGGTTCTGTCTGACATCTGCACTCCACTGCTTGTGGAGATCAGAGTGCATCATTTTAGCTAACTGGAAACACGtggtagaggaaaaaaaatcctgcaacCAGATAggtaaatgaaagaaagaacTGCATGGGATGTTGAAATAAATCACTTATTAGAGTGTTCACATACTTTGAGGCATATAGAATTGTATAATTTGATTTGTCATTCTGTCCAACTTGACGCAGTATTTTTAGCACACAAAACCAGCCCGAAGAGACCCCGAAGCTATTTAAAAACTCAGCTCTCCAGTGTTCAGATGGCAAACCTGAACCGAGATGACAAGTGACAAAAAAATGCAATCGTGATTAAAGCGAAAACTCctcctgtttatttatttccacaGCCTGACTGTTAGGAGTGAAGACGAAACAATACAGAGGTCCATGTTTGAGCACAGGACAGAGGGAACCACTAATTGTGAAGAAAGGTAAAGTGAAGCCTCTTTGCGGACAAATTATTCTGCAAGTGAAATATTAAACCTGTGCATCTCTTCCCGTTATGTTTTCAAGCCCAAAGCCCACGGTGGAGGACGCACGCTCGTGGGCAATTTCGTTTGAAAAGGTGATGAAAAGTGCAGCCGGTCGAAGCTGCTTCAGGCAGTTCCTGAGGACAGAGTTCAGCGAGGAGAACATGATGTTCTGGCTCGCCTGCGAGGAGCTCAAAAAGGAGACAAACAAGactgtggtggaggagaaagTCCGTCAAATATACGAGGACTTCATCTCCATCCTTTCCCCTAAAGAGGTGAGCTGCCAAGGCACAAAAGGATTGGTTTTTATTGTTAGTTTGAATTTTAGAATCAAATGTTGATAATGGCTGGTGTATTATGTAAGTATGTAAGTCCATGTGTTCCGATTTAacggctcctcctctcctccacacccAGGTCAGTCTGGATTCACGGGTTCGAGAGGTGATCAACCGCAACATGCTGGAGCCCACCTCGCACACGTTCGACGACGCCCAGCAGCAGATCTACACGCTGATGCAGAGAGACTCGTACCCCCGCTTCATAAACTCCTCTGCCTACACGGATCTGATGAAGAACCTGGAGGAGCCCCCGCCTCCCGCCGAGCCATGAGACCCTCCACTGCCACACGACTAGCTTTCTGGCGCATGCATCCCACCCGAAGGAGTTTTGTGTTCATGTTGGAGTCCTACTATTTTAGAGAAAGACAAGACAGGAAAATGAACACTGCGTAGAACCGGTCTTTATCCAGCTGTAACTGCTGTTTATT encodes the following:
- the LOC115394486 gene encoding regulator of G-protein signaling 20-like isoform X1 produces the protein MLLKCIKQQGFQDKSDPTQSMGSERVEMRKRQMQVHQEAAASVLQARHRMGNTPTNASNACCFCWCCCCSCSCLTVRSEDETIQRSMFEHRTEGTTNCEESPKPTVEDARSWAISFEKVMKSAAGRSCFRQFLRTEFSEENMMFWLACEELKKETNKTVVEEKVRQIYEDFISILSPKEVSLDSRVREVINRNMLEPTSHTFDDAQQQIYTLMQRDSYPRFINSSAYTDLMKNLEEPPPPAEP
- the LOC115394486 gene encoding regulator of G-protein signaling 20-like isoform X2, with protein sequence MGSERVEMRKRQMQVHQEAAASVLQARHRMGNTPTNASNACCFCWCCCCSCSCLTVRSEDETIQRSMFEHRTEGTTNCEESPKPTVEDARSWAISFEKVMKSAAGRSCFRQFLRTEFSEENMMFWLACEELKKETNKTVVEEKVRQIYEDFISILSPKEVSLDSRVREVINRNMLEPTSHTFDDAQQQIYTLMQRDSYPRFINSSAYTDLMKNLEEPPPPAEP